TCATAACAAAAAGTGTAGCGAAGAAACTTATTGTAAATCAAAACAAACAGCAACGCACGCGACCTGCCCACATCCCATGGGAGCATAACCACGCCATGAAGTCCCATCTGCCTGGACTCGACATTTGTAATCTCCTGCGGCCACAGCCGTTGACCCCACATCATCGTCTGTCGCCGTCAATGTGCAAATTCGATTGGCCTGCAACGACTTTAAAAGAAGACCACCCGACGGTGTCGCACAAAAAGGATGATAAGTGACGTTTGCAAACTGTGGAACGTGTTCACCAAGACAATTCATAATTCGCGCGGCGGAAGGATTGCTGTTATCCACCGTCAGCACTGTTGAAACCGTGACGGGTTTCAGCGCGCGCACCAAACGGTCGGAATCAAAATGCACTTCCCAACGACCAATGTAGGTGCCACCACTTCCGCTTTCAATTTTGAGACGAATCAGATTAGGAACCAGCGATGAATTGCCAGAGAGAGGTTGATTTAATTGTGCGACTACGGGACCTGGAGTCGCTCCATTTACTTGTGCATAAAGAGGACGCGAAGGAGTTACATATTGTGGAGTTGTTGGTGACAATGCCGTTGAATTGAATGTCAAAGCCGTTGGATTATTCAAAATGAACTTACAGGTGGTTCCATCCATCATCGCCGACTGCAGGAGTTTTTCAAAATCCATGGAAGCTAGCTTTTCAGTAATCGCACGACTTTCCCGTTGTTGTTGCACCTGCATCGAAGCAAATCCGGCCATAATGATCGCCATGATTCCAACGCTCACTAAAAGTTCAACTAAAGACATCCCATTTTGATTCAACAAGAGACAAGCTCGACGAGCAGACACGTTCATGATTGGACTCCTACTCTGGTATCGGCATTATTCGCGTACAATTAAAAAAGAGTTTCTCTAATTATCAAACTGAGATGATTTTTTCCGGCCTCTTTCAAGGGCCCAAGTGCGCCTCCCTGCCTTGCAGGCTTTCTGTGAACTTCCCAAAGGCGAACTTTTCTGGCGCCAACCTGCAAAAATCCAGCTTTCAGTCATCACTGCTTACGGGGGCTTCTTTTGCAAACGCCAATTTAGAAAAAGCCGACTTCAGAAACGCAAAAAATTATTTTATCGATCCGCGCTTCGTAAAAATGAAAGAAGCGCAGTTTTCGTTTCCAGAAGCTATTGTTCTCTTGCAGGCTCTAGGTGTCCTGGTGGAGTTCTAGTGC
This region of Bdellovibrio sp. BCCA genomic DNA includes:
- a CDS encoding pentapeptide repeat-containing protein: MNFPKANFSGANLQKSSFQSSLLTGASFANANLEKADFRNAKNYFIDPRFVKMKEAQFSFPEAIVLLQALGVLVEF
- a CDS encoding type II secretion system protein produces the protein MNVSARRACLLLNQNGMSLVELLVSVGIMAIIMAGFASMQVQQQRESRAITEKLASMDFEKLLQSAMMDGTTCKFILNNPTALTFNSTALSPTTPQYVTPSRPLYAQVNGATPGPVVAQLNQPLSGNSSLVPNLIRLKIESGSGGTYIGRWEVHFDSDRLVRALKPVTVSTVLTVDNSNPSAARIMNCLGEHVPQFANVTYHPFCATPSGGLLLKSLQANRICTLTATDDDVGSTAVAAGDYKCRVQADGTSWRGYAPMGCGQVACVAVCFDLQ